In Spartobacteria bacterium, the following are encoded in one genomic region:
- a CDS encoding DUF2934 domain-containing protein, with the protein MEEKKATETKATTKKTAVKKTGTKKAATKNVAAKKAPAKKTTTKKAAIKKVVAPNQEVKQAAATEVAAKEVVNEAPAKKVISSADRYRMIQESAYYIAEKNHFQGDAQQCWSEAEAKIDAEFITE; encoded by the coding sequence ATGGAAGAAAAGAAAGCCACTGAAACAAAAGCTACGACGAAGAAAACGGCGGTCAAAAAGACCGGAACCAAGAAGGCTGCGACCAAAAATGTAGCTGCCAAGAAAGCGCCGGCAAAAAAGACGACGACAAAAAAGGCGGCGATAAAAAAAGTTGTGGCACCGAACCAGGAAGTCAAGCAGGCAGCTGCGACGGAGGTGGCCGCAAAAGAAGTTGTGAACGAAGCTCCGGCAAAAAAAGTTATCAGCTCGGCAGATCGGTATCGTATGATCCAGGAATCGGCCTATTATATTGCTGAAAAAAATCATTTTCAGGGCGATGCACAACAGTGCTGGTCAGAGGCCGAAGCCAAAATCGATGCCGAGTTCATTACGGAATAA